A DNA window from Ornithodoros turicata isolate Travis chromosome 10, ASM3712646v1, whole genome shotgun sequence contains the following coding sequences:
- the LOC135370612 gene encoding uncharacterized protein LOC135370612 produces the protein MTSSHLPEARRNEEEEEEDASRQNRFVPVASLEPPYHTVTMSATSKSCIEDVRASRLVRMGQYALVTLLSALMIMATLFSALMRQPAEREPLQQARRLGYPSCVVDEPDDKPIICMYEQSRISHYFRVSKIPAHICRHVVFCCVQTHNRKFTVEDTQQAMDFGSLLGRHMPSARGYLGIGGRDVDYDALNLELQSGRAVTVFIERCITLSLNAKLGGGIAYFIPDFSRFRPRVSFEALVMDTAVALATKEDQRVIVVLPESAGDVVRYFHPGIFRFPNIYTVVLSHEMDPRYRSPPVAACATPYSAPTLGRSLEAAYRDMKAHYRNYWQTVEPGLLFSFSLAWYQFLLPYPNASDGAPARYVRALPYRDICHNFGHRAYETHVDPVTDCVVVRDGQQLYSGFGLSSGEKFLRKYRRIRGIAVFDIDMDDFDGKCEHYNHPLLQGLADELAEDP, from the exons ATGACGTCGTCACATCTACCGGAAGCACGAAggaacgaagaagaagaagaagaagatgcatCGCGCCAGAACCGCTTCGTACCTGTAGCCAGCCTGGAACCACCCTACCATACTGTCACAATGAGTGCAACATCGAAGTCATGCATCGAAGACGTACGAGCATCCCGCCTGGTACGAATGGGACAATATGCCCTCGTAACACTACTCTCAGCTCTAATGATCATGGCTACACTGTTCAGTGCTCTGATGAGACAGCCAGCTGAACGTGAACCGCTTCAGCAG GCCAGACGGCTCGGCTATCCGTCCTGCGTGGTCGATGAACCGGACGACAAACCCATCATCTGCATGTACGAGCAGTCCCGAATTTCGCACTACTTTCGGGTCAGCAAAATCCCAGCTCACATTTGCAGACACGTCGTATTCTGCTGCGTGCAGACTCATAACCGAAAATTCACGGTTGAGGACACCCAGCAGGCCATGGACTTCGGATCCCTCCTGGGGCGCCACATGCCCAGCGCCCGAGGCTACTTGGGAATCGGCGGCCGCGACGTGGACTACGACGCGCTCAACCTCGAACTTCAAAGCGGGCGCGCCGTAACCGTCTTCATCGAGAGATGTATTACCCTTTCCCTAAACGCCAAACTCGGCGGTGGCATAGCGTACTTCATCCCTGACTTCTCGAGATTTCGGCCCAGAGTGTCGTTCGAGGCGCTCGTCATGGACACCGCCGTCGCCTTGGCCACCAAAGAAGACCAAAGGGTAATCGTCGTCTTACCAGAAAGCGCGGGTGATGTGGTTCGCTACTTTCACCCGGGCATTTTTAGGTTCCCTAATATATACACCGTCGTCCTCAGTCACGAAATGGATCCGAGGTACAGAAGTCCTCCGGTTGCGGCATGCGCCACCCCGTATTCCGCGCCTACCCTGGGCAGGTCCCTGGAAGCGGCGTACCGGGACATGAAAGCGCATTACCGGAACTATTGGCAGACCGTGGAACCTGGTCTCCTGTTCAGTTTCTCTTTGGCCTGGTACCAGTTCTTACTTCCCTATCCGAACGCGTCTGATGGAGCACCGGCCCGCTACGTCAGGGCCTTGCCGTATAGAGATATCTGCCATAACTTCGGACACCGGGCGTACGAGACGCACGTCGATCCAGTGACGGATTGCGTAGTAGTACGAGACGGGCAGCAGCTGTATTCCGGCTTTGGACTGTCCAGCGGAGAGAAGTTCCTCAGGAAGTACCGGAGAATTCGCGGTATCGCCGTGTTTGATATTGATATGGACGATTTTGATGGGAAATGTGAACACTACAATCACCCACTTCTACAGGGGTTAGCTGACGAGCTTGCCGAGGACCCTTAG
- the LOC135370613 gene encoding uncharacterized protein LOC135370613, which yields MAKSKLVQGRVETVKSEAAKKPEQAGKVWTARRLSWRAVLVAIPTVMVGVMISIFLTPNRTRPVVGYSRSRALYTDNYSACKFKYATERPIICVYEKDRISPRYTPEDIPAHLCRHIVFCCVQPVDRVWKPTDVESVQSFSYRLVRHMPSSIRYLGIGGRDANYTALNQDTATTQDRETFIENVIDFGTSMKFTGGIAYVLLEPSRMGQGRALQKLVQRTLRRQRNRNVIVLLPRRAATVFREFSAPLFSEKHLIMVQLTHALSSSMTRFATCSSPYKKPSSHVPHSMETTYRYLKGRYGKDWDVVERGLVVTFSLAWLRCRLVDSTDGSPGASAVCDGSVRYRDVCKSNGTVYDPRSDCEYTRQGTFGWMSGLGMTSGAFFKAHPKVRGFAVFDLDHDDYEGECVYHKHPLLQTLYDSFHDVLL from the exons ATGGCCAAGTCAAAGCTGGTCCAAGGTAGGGTGGAAACAGTGAAGTCCGAAGCGGCGAAGAAACCAGAGCAGGCAGGAAAAGTCTGGACTGCAAGAAGGCTCAGCTGGCGAGCTGTACTTGTGGCTATCCCGACAGTCATGGTTGGCGTCATGATCAGCATCTTTCTTACGCCCAACAGAACCCGACCGGTCGTCGGATACTCGCGCAGTAGG GCACTTTACACGGATAACTACAGCGCATGCAAATTCAAGTACGCCACCGAAAGACCCATCATCTGCGTCTACGAAAAAGATCGCATTAGTCCGCGCTACACACCCGAAGACATCCCGGCCCACTTATGCAGACACATCGTATTCTGCTGCGTCCAGCCAGTGGACCGCGTGTGGAAACCCACTGACGTCGAGAGCGTCCAGTCGTTCAGCTACAGACTTGTCCGCCACATGCCGAGCTCTATCCGGTACCTGGGCATCGGCGGCCGCGACGCGAACTACACCGCATTGAACCAGGACACCGCTACGACGCAAGACCGTGAAACCTTCATCGAAAACGTGATAGATTTCGGTACCAGCATGAAATTCACAGGTGGCATAGCGTACGTCCTCTTGGAGCCCAGTCGAATGGGCCAGGGACGTGCCCTGCAGAAGCTAGTGCAGCGCACGCTGAGGCGACAACGCAATCGCAACGTGATCGTCTTGTTACCCAGACGCGCCGCAACGGTGTTCAGGGAATTTTCTGCTCCATTATTCTCCGAGAAGCACCTCATAATGGTACAGCTTACCCATGCGCTTTCCTCTTCGATGACGCGCTTCGCAACGTGTTCCTCGCCTTATAAGAAGCCGTCGTCCCACGTACCCCATTCTATGGAAACCACCTATAGATATTTAAAAGGGCGATATGGAAAGGACTGGGACGTGGTAGAAAGGGGCCTGGTCGTCACCTTCTCGCTGGCCTGGTTGAGGTGTCGGTTGGTGGACTCGACCGACGGAAGTCCCGGGGCGTCGGCCGTGTGCGACGGGTCAGTGAGGTACCGTGATGTGTGCAAGAGCAACGGTACAGTTTACGATCCCAGGTCCGACTGCGAATACACGAGGCAAGGAACCTTCGGTTGGATGTCTGGTCTCGGAATGACAAGCGGTGCCTTCTTCAAAGCGCATCCTAAAGTGCGTGGCTTCGCTGTCTTTGATCTGGACCATGATGACTATGAAGGAGAGTGCGTTTACCATAAGCATCCTCTCTTACAGACACTGTATGACTCGTTTCACGATGTGCTGCTGTAG